Genomic window (Caldinitratiruptor microaerophilus):
CCAATTTGCGGGCGATCAGGGTATCCGGCGTGGTGGCGAGCACCCGGAGGAACGCCTCGGCCACCGCCTGCCGCACCTCGAGGCCCGCCGCCAGCGCGTCCTCCAGGGCCGGTAGCACCCGGTCGAAGGTGAGCCCGTAGCCGGTCGCGTATTCCCCCGCGACGTGGTCCCGCCCTGCGGCTGCGGCCATGGCTTCCCTCAGGTTGACCTGCGGCTCTTCCCGCACGTCGTGATCGGGGGCAGCCCCGAGCCCGCCCGGCGCCGCGAGGCGGATGGCTTCGTAGGCCAGCCGGGCGTCGTCCACCGTGAGCTCGCCCAGAACCTCCTCCGTCGCCCGCCGGAGCGTCGCCGGGTCGGGATCGGCCCCCGGACGCCCCGCGGCCCGGGCGTACGCCCGGGCAAGGGGTGCCAGCAGCAGCACGATGCCCAGGTTCGTGTTCGCCTGGACCACCCGTCGGGTGGCCCGGACGGCCTCCAGGACGAGCTGTCCCGGCCGGCGCTCCACGGCCTGCGCCATGACCGGAGCGATGGCCAGGGCGCTGGTCACGAAGTCGGGATAGGATACGTCGGCAAAGCCGCGCGTGGGCGTCACGTTGCCGGGCTTCTCCGCACTGGCCTCCAGGATGCAGGCCAGAGCCGTCGCCCACTCGATCCGGCGGGCCGCCCCGGTGGCTCGGTCGGCGGCGGAGGCGGTCATCGGATCACCCCCCTGGACCGATCCGCCGGTCCCCGGCCGGGCTAGCCGGCCTCAGCAGCCCTGCTCGCCACGGCTCCGCCCGCCTCCGTGGAACCCGTGCGACCGGTGAGCTCCAGCACCCGGTCGGCGATGCGCCGCACGACCTCCTCGTCCGGCGGGTAGGGC
Coding sequences:
- a CDS encoding triphosphoribosyl-dephospho-CoA synthase, which produces MTASAADRATGAARRIEWATALACILEASAEKPGNVTPTRGFADVSYPDFVTSALAIAPVMAQAVERRPGQLVLEAVRATRRVVQANTNLGIVLLLAPLARAYARAAGRPGADPDPATLRRATEEVLGELTVDDARLAYEAIRLAAPGGLGAAPDHDVREEPQVNLREAMAAAAGRDHVAGEYATGYGLTFDRVLPALEDALAAGLEVRQAVAEAFLRVLATTPDTLIARKLGPSAAAEVSERARWVLVAGGVRTRRGRAAMRSLDRFLRDPANRRNPGTTADLVAAGLFVHLVLGRSARLHPPVPSPRLAVGEVLPR